From Anopheles darlingi chromosome 2, idAnoDarlMG_H_01, whole genome shotgun sequence, the proteins below share one genomic window:
- the LOC125959481 gene encoding LOW QUALITY PROTEIN: mucin-19-like (The sequence of the model RefSeq protein was modified relative to this genomic sequence to represent the inferred CDS: substituted 1 base at 1 genomic stop codon), protein MVRHGSKLNLIIRIWLTVITFQHGHSENVEPRALELSVPWRPLSYHLPQAQPQQHQQQQQQQQQQQLISVASFDTTSKDELVHIAQHNAQILKQFNQPITQYQQQQQQQQQQQQNSMKVQITTHQQAPGGPAPSHHHHHLHHNGNLVQIQGPAPPSYGHTPAAPKYMTTPLLQTIYPSSPIKAQPPQKPFVKSDQITTLNMVHSSTPKIAAAISSHGAIGVKSAKFNGQFRXVKDTAPAIVQKSTLKPHPVMNKLQSHMAIAGFRPKQPVATSSNRLEQFINPNHLYGTYITFGQSPASLSPVPSKTKFFGQLGTSLPSFDTQTLKSFFNAPGYTPSAAQFKKLNYIHQQQQQQQQQQLSNAGKFAFPHFNQIPADLAEFPKKYVTPSSAEKELTKGPGSLDSTPLFPHLPPSVLTPFFQQVQQQQQQHISGNKYNNFNLKTQHPAPPVAVQQLPSPSSGSKHSFSQSQFQHQQQQQEQETLAAFGSQSIFGAGGSSSFGSFSTQQPLPIDHKPFEIVKFKESPGKQLPTKYNEIRDEYSKNLVPPPPSTQQAFLPTVLNHLSESASPSKDPIEILNKYNINPHSPLQDANRFSYEFPARPTAGSPVSSTASSTTTTTTTTQFPTATTLPRQQYYQSHHYNSHLEQSAHGGYHHGEHAFPGQHHSSSPVLVTPINELGDGGLWLTREKYLTTEKPNVFKNLFRPVESEYKQHKLMHPSYTGLPPNRRPASTASTTTTTIASGSATTISPWDQSTEEPVITHSFFTIEDAIADPTLVPPKSKNKYKYTTDADEENRQDDLQLEIVTIGPFVASEESPIRPLLTTTAPIRPNQGPSKGASSPHRRRRPKPSSTTTTEYSTEPDSTESTTTTTTTNAITDSRNRNRIRFRQKSVTTLLPVPVETEAVTTFIPPTPPPLAAFASSEEFDVAAIKKFRKKPHFTRNRYTVLNQREEERPVQLDGTEPSLATPPATTTTTTTTTTTTLHAISPSADAAPSVSPALGGGFRSRYRPLPASQSTKGRDSQEETTGDVAGSKVTSTRHQNRPLPTTASTVADSIVAFNSDESASNFSDGQNKTTGTPGRGVELNRPRFSIKEYRNKLNRTTSTAPSPTPATGGDGGGLETTTATKLRFPTRNRFLLNARLNKTIETNEIAPTGVGATTERTGNETTTRSSFRPHGTRTYNRYTGKKPSTETPTIGTTANRGQPASVGTLVNRGRTKLGEASANRTASSGSPGSTFNTTASLINRRPPKITLRQRIQNYNRKKEMEQTGSGNMDTIDDGTLKRDETVDSTLDQNNLVASSGEQNRPIDDIGSLGEQHAGETNSVLRSGSVGGQGDERGTATAVSSTTEGYRHHETAIMKISPKETSANTGDDYDLNSASSDYSKRVVELTLSGTASRDRGSFKSVNKGLLSRKVPGYFTLATEDPILPIEAFFPQVKKPTGGLA, encoded by the exons ATGGTGAGACACGGTAGCAAACTGAATCTGATCATCC GAATATGGCTGACGGTAATTACCTTCCAGCACGGTCACAGCGAGAATGTCGAACCGAGGGCACTAGAATTGTCA GTACCATGGCGACCGTTATCGTACCATCTGCCCCAggcacaaccacaacagcaccagcagcagcagcaacagcagcaacaacagcagctgatcaGCGTTGCCAGCTTCGACACGACCAGCAAGGACGAATTGGTTCACATCGCACAGCATAATGCGCAGATTTTGAAGCAATTCAATCAGCCAATCACCcagtaccagcaacagcagcaacaacagcagcaacagcagcagaatagCATGAAGGTGCAGATCACTACCCATCAGCAGGCACCGGGAGGACCAGCaccgagccaccaccaccatcaccttcatcaCAATGGAAATTTGGTGCAGATACAAggaccggcaccaccatcctaTGGTCATACTCCGGCCGCCCCGAAGTACATGACGACTCCGCTGCTGCAGACGATCTATCCCTCATCCCCGATCAAGGCGCAGCCACCGCAGAAACCGTTCGTCAAATCGGACCAAATCACCACGCTCAACATGGTGCACAGTTCGACGCCAAAGATTGCGGCCGCCATCTCATCGCACGGTGCGATCGGTGTCAAATCGGCCAAGTTCAACGGACAGTTTAGGTAAGTAAA GGACACTGCACCGGCAATCGTACAGAAGTCTACCCTGAAGCCTCATCCGGTCATGAACAAACTGCAATCGCACATGGCCATCGCTGGCTTCCGGCCGAAGCAACCGGTCGCTACCAGCTCGAACCGGTTGGAGCAATTCATCAATCCGAACCACCTGTACGGTACCTACATCACATTTGGTCAGTCACCGGCTAGCCTCAGCCCGGTTCCGTCGAAGACAAAATTCTTCGGTCAACTGGGCACGAGTCTACCGAGCTTCGATACGCAGACACTGAAGAGCTTCTTCAATGCTCCTGGCTACACACCGAGTGCGGCACAGTTCAAGAAGCTCAACTAcatccatcagcaacagcagcagcagcaacagcagcagttgagtAATGCAGGAAAATTCGCGTTTCCACATTTCAACCAGATCCCGGCTGATTTGGCCGAGTTCCCGAAAAAGTATGTTACTCCGTCATCAGCCGAGAAGGAGTTGACGAAGGGCCCGGGAAGTCTAGACTCGACACCGCTGTTCCCTCATCTACCGCCGAGCGTGCTGACACCGTTCTTCCAGcaagtgcagcaacagcaacagcagcacatcagCGGGAATAAGTATAACAACTTCAATCTGAAAACTCAAcatccggcaccaccggtagcTGTGCAGCAGCTTCCATCACCGTCGTCCGGTTCCAAGCACAGCTTCTCCCAGTCCCAgttccagcatcagcagcaacaacaggagcaGGAAACGCTGGCTGCCTTTGGCAGTCAGTCCATcttcggtgctggtggtagttcGTCGTTTGGTTCCTTCAGCACACAGCAACCGCTTCCGATCGATCATAAACCGTTCGAGATCGTGAAGTTTAAGGAATCGCCTGGCAAGCAGCTACCGACGAAGTATAACGAGATACGCGATGAGTACAGCAAGAACCtggtgccgccaccaccgagcacccAGCAAGCCTTCCTACCGACCGTGCTGAACCACCTCTCGGAGTCGGCCTCACCGAGCAAGGACCCAATCGAGATACTGAACAAGTACAACATCAATCCCCACTCACCGTTACAGGATGCTAATCGGTTTAGCTATGAGTTCCCGGCGCGTCCAACGGCTGGTTCGCCTGTTTCGAGTACGGCCTCGTCAACGactaccaccacgacgacgacgcagttCCCAACGGCAACAACCCTACCACGGCAGCAGTATTATCAGTCTCATCATTATAACTCCCACCTCGAACAGTCAGCACATGGTGGCTACCATCACGGAGAGCATGCCTTCCCCGGCCAACATCATTCGTCCTCGCCAGTGCTGGTGACGCCGATCAATGAGCTGGGCGATGGCGGATTGTGGCTCACGCGTGAAAAGTATCTTACAACGGAGAAACCGAACGTGTTCAAGAACCTGTTCCGTCCGGTGGAGAGCGAATACAAGCAGCACAAGCTGATGCATCCTTCCTACACGGGACTACCACCGAACAGGCGACCAGCTTCAACCGCttcgacgaccacaacgaccatAGCCAGTGGCAGTGCGACGACCATCTCACCGTGGGATCAATCAACGGAGGAACCGGTCATAACGCACAGCTTCTTCACGATCGAGGATGCGATCGCAGATCCAACGCTGGTTCCACCGAAATCGAAGAATAAGTACAAGTACACGACGGATGCAGATGAAGAGAACCGCCAGGATGATTTGCAGCTCGAGATCGTCACGATCGGTCCGTTCGTAGCTTCGGAGGAATCACCGATCAGGCCCTTGCTGACGACGACTGCACCGATCAGACCGAACCAGGGTCCATCGAAGGGTGCAAGCTCACCACACAGACGTAGACGCCCAAAACCCAGCAGTACGACGACCACTGAGTACTCCACTGAACCGGATTCAACTGAAtcaaccacaacgacgacgacgacgaacgcgaTCACGGATAGTCGGAACCGGAATCGAATTCGCTTCCGTCAAAAGTCCGTTACAACGCTGCTACCAGTACCGGTGGAAACGGAGGCCGTGACCACTTTTATTCCGccgactccaccaccactggcggcATTCGCATCGAGCGAGGAGTTCGACGTGGCGGCAATCAAAAAGTTCCGCAAGAAACCGCATTTTACAAGGAACCGGTACACGGTGCTGAATCAACGGGAGGAGGAGCGGCCAGTACAATTGGATGGTACAGAACCTTCGCTTGCTACACCACCggcgacgactactacgacgaccactaccaccacaacaaccctCCATGCCATTTCGCCAAGTGCCGATGCTGCTCCATCGGTGTCGCCTGCACTTGGCGGTGGATTCCGATCACGCTATCGTCCACTACCAGCGTCGCAATCGACGAAAGGCAGAGATTCCCAGGAAGAAACGACAGGTGATGTGGCCGGATCGAAAGTTACTTCCACCCGGCACCAGAATCGACCCTTGCCAACGACGGCAAGCACTGTTGCGGATTCGATCGTTGCATTTAATTCGGACGAATCGGCCAGCAACTTTTCCGATGGTCAGAACAAAACGACCGGAACTCCTGGTCGCGGTGTAGAGCTAAATCGACCACGCTTCAGCATCAAGGAGTACCGGAACAAGCTTAACCGAACGACGTCAactgcaccatcaccaacaccggcgaccggtggtgatggtggcggattGGAAACGACAACGGCCACCAAGCTGCGCTTCCCTACACGCAACCGGTTCTTGCTTAATGCACGGCTCAACAAAACAATCGAGACGAACGAAATCGCCCCTACCGGTGTGGGCGCAACAACAGAACGGACGGGCAATGAAACGACGACGCGTAGTTCGTTCCGTCCGCATGGTACACGCACCTACAATCGGTATACGGGGAAGAAGCCTTCTACTGAAACACCGACCATCGGTACTACGGCAAATCGAGGACAACCGGCCAGTGTCGGTACGTTGGTGAATCGGGGTCGCACCAAGTTGGGCGAGGCTTCTGCCAATCGAACTGCTTCGTCCGGTTCCCCCGGGTCCACTTTTAACACGACGGCTTCACTGATTAACCGCCGTCCACCGAAGATCACGCTTCGGCAACGGATCCAAAACTACAACCGtaagaaggaaatggaacAGACCGGTAGTGGCAACATGGACACAATAGATGATGGCACGCTAAAACGCGACGAAACTGTCGATTCCACGCTGGATCAGAACAATCTGGTTGCTTCTTCCGGGGAACAGAACCGCCCGATCGATGATATCGGTTCACTTGGAGAACAACATGCTGGCGAAACGAATAGTGTCCTACGATCCGGTTCCGTTGGCGGCCAGGGCGATGAGCGAGGAACAGCGACGGCTGTGTCCAGCACTACGGAAGGCTATCGACATCATGAGACGGCCATCATGAAGATATCGCCCAAGGAGACCAGCGCAAACACGGGTGACGATTATGATCTGAACAGTGCTTCGTCCGACTACTCGAAACGGGTCGTCGAGCTGACTTTGTCCGGTACGGCGTCACGGGATCGAGGCAGCTTCAAATCCGTTAATAAGGGGCTTCTTTCGCGCAAGGTGCCCGGATACTTTACGCTTGCGACCGAAGACCCAATCCTGCCGATCGAGGCATTCTTTCCGCAGGTGAAGAAACCGACCGGTGGCCTTGCGTGA
- the LOC125952451 gene encoding DET1- and DDB1-associated protein 1 produces MSISEFLKDLPCHNEENFSLFNTENGVRISSKRPSVYVPTTDIPSEQVIVSEKKNILLRYLHQQWEKKNAPKKREMENPSSDVYRKRPRLETRDSNSA; encoded by the exons ATG TCTATAAGCGAGTTTCTGAAAGATCTACCCTGCCACAACGAGGAAAACTTCTCGCTCTTCAACACCGAGAACGGCGTAAGAATATCCTCGAAAAGGCCTTCGGTTTACGTTCCCACGACAGATATCCCTTCCGAGCAGG TGATAGtgagcgagaagaaaaacattctCCTTCGATACCTACATCAGCAATGGGAGAAAAAG AACGCTCCGAAAAaacgagaaatggaaaatccttcTTCCGATGTGTATCGCAAACGCCCACGGCTTGAGACGcgcgacagcaacagcgctTAG